The region GTCAATGTCGACTTTATAAAACTTTCAACCGTGAAACGTATGCCGTCTTAGCTCAGCCGGTAGAGCGCATGGCTTTTAACCATGTGGTCGTGGGTTCGATTCCTACAGACGGCGGAACGGTGGTTGGGGTTTTTAGGTTCAGTAGTgttccttctcttcttctttgtttATGTTATGATAAAACCCAATACcatcaaataaaacaaatttgataaatggttgatttatttctttaaaaaaatagggTTAAACTTACTACAAGTGTATGTACCATATCaaaaagttcaatttagtcctattatttTAGAAGTCGTTAAGTTCGTCATTAATGGGATGACATGTTTTAATggtaaatcaaattaaaaagttTACTTGTATTGAAAACAAATGGAATCACGTGGCTTAATGATGGCTAACGTGGACAAAACACAACAAAAATGTacaaaaagaacagaaaaaagaATCAAAAACAATTTGAGGTAATAGCAAAATCAAATTCTTACCTTTGCTCATTCTTCAAAATTgttatttaactttttaatttaatttaatgccATGTCAGCCATGCCATTCCATTAATAACAAAGTTAACGTGCAGTGATTAAAATGTCAGCTTTTCAAACATACAAGAGCTAAAATATTCTTTTCAATAATAGAGGGATTAAAATGAACTTTATGATATAACAGAAGGACTTGTTGcaaactttaataaaaaaaaaatagattgcCTTTTACTTCTATACCTTAAGTTTCATATGTAAAATATCGTGtttcctatatttttttaaaaagatggaaaatgttagaaaaatatatttaaaataatataatttatttttgtaaaatactaatattttaataattatttaattaagttgatttataacaacaattttaaaatgtttaatatggaatagatatttataaaatatattatttactaagcaaatatatttataaaaaataagacTTTAATTGAAGTAGTAAAGtaggtttaaattttattaggttgtttattcttttcattttttataaaaataaaaaaataaaaataccgtcaaaataatataatttacttaaaaaatagtgATATTTTAGTCAAAACTTTAATTTGAGCTCGAGTTTAGTGGCATTCAAATTTGGCTTGACTTGATTATACCCGAAACTCACAAGGTGAAAATTTGGGAAGAGAGAACGAACAAAAGAATGCACATTCACAGTGAGAAACTACATTTTGTGATTTATATACCTTACCTgtacatgcatacatacaaaGATTAGAAACTTTCAAGTTATAGGTACTGCTTTTCTAGCTGTTATATGTTCTAGGAACAGTTGGTTCTTTTACCTTCTATGAACTGTACAACATTCCTTTTCCTATTTCAGACCGTCTTGTGCCGGAACTTTAGCTTTGATTCAGTTCTGAGTTCCAGGAACATGTTTCGGGTCTTCGATTCATTGAGCCTCCTGAACAGCAGGGCCGGTTTGTGGGGCAAGTAAAGACGGTAAGTCTCTAAGACGGTAACCACTGCCCCAGAAAGAGGCAAGTGAAAGACCCATAATAGCCATTGCTATGACAGAGCATGCCGCTGGAACTGCTTGACTGCAACCTCCTAGGAACTGGATTGCCAGAAGCCCTGCCATTGTCGAGCTTTGCATTCCACTGCATAACGATACTGTTCAGCAAACTTCTTCTCTTTGCCTGCGCATAACAATATGGTATCCCCATATCGGTAACCGGTTATGTGTTGGACGTGGTTAAAGCAATTTTCGGGGAACTTCTAAATACATAGGATGTAATATAGGAGGTTTGAATTACCTGAAAGCAGGAATCTTCAAGATCCAATATCCCATAGCGAATGCCACAGCGTGAAACGCCAAAACCGGAAGAACCAATTGGAGACCATCTTTTGATAGAATTTGACTCTGATTCAGTGCAAGAGGGCTACCGATGCACAAGGATGTGCAGATCATAGCAACAAAAGGCATCACAGGTCGGAGGATAGTAACTATCGGTTTTGCATACGTATTAAGCACAAGTCCAAGAGCGACCGGAACAAGAACCACCTAACACGAACAACCGagctaacattttacatttttgcaCCATAAAACAAGAATGCTAACTCCAGAATGCACACCGGTTTAATCTACACATTACCTGTAAAATTGACTTCGACATCATTACTGCATCAACTGGAACAACGGATCCAATGAGAAGGCCAGTTAAAAGGGGTGTGAGGAGCACCGATGCAATGGTGGTAAAGCTAGTGAGAAGAATACTCACTGCAACATCTCCTTTGCTTAAAAAGCTAGCATAGCTAGACAACTGTGCCCTTGCAACACACGATGTGAGTATAAAACCGGCATAAAACATTGGAGACATGCCGAACGCCTTTGCAATTAGAACCCCGAGACCTGGTTTGAGCATATACTGTACGATAAGTCCAACAGATAGTGGTAATGGTCTGTAATGAATCAGAAACATAAAAAACTTGAGAAAAACGTCTCAAATGAACTGATAGCAGCAtaattaaaaactatatataatacatatatatatacagttaTACCTTTTGACTGCAAGAGCAAAATCATCCAAGGAAAGCTTAATTCCAATTGACAACATAATCCCACCAAGAGCAGGAGCATATAATTCCTTAGATACCCTGCACaatagttttatttattaattccaGAATCTTTGTCCATTGTCCAATAAACTATTGAGCATTTCTGGTTCCAAAGCAAAAGCCAAGAATAATGAGAACTTAacagaaatataataataaaaacctgtcaaaagaacaaatatttaaaacGCAAAAAGTGGGGCAAAAATAGTAATGAGTAaccaagatatatatataaataaaatatcttGAAGACTTGAATTAGGCAATTATTCTCCTATGGGACTTTGAAATTTTTTGGGGTTCTTTATAATTATTGAACTTGATAATTGTTTCATATTTAACTTGGATTAGGAGTGATATCGATTTAATTCAATCgggtttttaaattgtttgaactGTTCATAATTTGGTCCTCgacttttcatattaattttttattttaaaattttagacttattttaacaaaatgagcTTTGCTTTATTTTATGggttttgaatattatttgacaaaaattcaaaatcctttttataaatactttaaaaaatcaattttcaacagtttttaaattattttcactataaaatgtttatttttatatcataaaaattaaaacttaattatatattaaataaagaaatagaCTTCATTCTGTTTTTAAATTTGCATGTCCAATCACTTCAATTCtagtacattttttatttttgagtttttcttGCTCGACATTGAATTGACCTAAATAATAGAGATAAAGTACCATTTAGTTATAAACTTGATAATTTTGTCCTTCCAAATTTTTTATCTACATCAGTTTCACAATTTGacaacttttttaatttaatccctaaatttgaattgtattaaagGTGTCAAGGCTGATACGAAATTTATATAGAATTTTAAAAGtctacaaaatacaaaaaaatattaagaaattatatgaaatatatataaaattttcaagtctTAGAGTGTCTGGAGAAtccaaatttaaggactaaattatgaaaatccaCCAAATTAAGGGACTAGACGAAAAAATCAAGGATTAAAGTGTATAATATTGGCAAGTTCATGTGCTAAATGCTGCTTTATCCCAAAATAATATGCTTTCATGTATTGAAACTGTAGTTCTTCGAAAGGACTccattatataaaaataagagAGATTTCCCAATAACGGATTCAGATTCAGAGTACAAAGTAAAACAAAACAGTGGAatttacacacacacacaaaaaaacgAAAACCCAGAAAGTTTAAAGAAAACAATCATTACAAAACTGATTAAAAagccaaaaaggaaaaaaaaacaaataaaaagaagttTACCAAGTGAAAGTGGAGGGTTGAACAAGAGAAGCAACAGCAGTAGCAGCGACGACGAAAGGAAGCATCGCCGACAATGCCTGAGACAAATCACCTTTCCTTGCCCCACCATCTGTCTTATTTCCAATCGAGACCCTTTGCGACCCAATTCCTCGTACGTACGGCGTCGTCGAACAGGCGAATACCAACAACCTTTGTCCATTACCTTTTCTGCCGACGTCGACACCACCCTTCCTCCCACATGGAATCGAACCAATTCTCGAATAACAACACGGGGTCACTTGTTTCGAACAGATTGAGAGCTGCTTCCTGGTTGAGACTGCGAGAGAAAGAAACGGAGTGATCGACGTCATTGTGGTGGATCGATGTTTTCTTCACGATTTAACGCCGGCGCCGGAGATAGGTGGTGGCCTGCCGGGGAGGTTTTAGTAATGGAAGGGGGCGAAAACGAAATCAAAGGAGGTGATGGATTTGGTTTTTGTATGTAATATGTagtttgggaattttaaattgtCCTGATAGTGTAGTTTAAATTAGATGGTCATCATGAAGTCAAAGTCATTTTGTGATATTTGCAATGGAGTCCTTCAACCGTTACACATTTCTACTATCTtcccaattttttttacttttgtctcGTAAATAAGcaatattattttttcttaaatgaaatttattgggtataataattaagaaattattttctaaaatggatatttttattaatttgcactctaatttccctttaattacacattattaaacttattcactttaattaaattattttaattttcaccaTTCACTTCCTTTCaaaactaattttctaaaaagTTTATTAACTTTGCTGATATGATATATACATGAATTGCCACATGAAAGAtatgtcaatatttaattaatttaaaaaatatattttaatactttttttaatgattttgaattaaaaaaacaatttttaaattttgtaaatttttaaaaattaaaaaaataattaaatattgatatGTCATCCATGTGGTATTCCATGTGTATGTCATGTCATCAAAGTGAAAACAATGTTATTTTTCATCCATATTGGAGTGATTTGACGAGAAAATGtaaatttaatgactaaaaagataaaaaaataaatgaatggttgaaataatatttttaaaaaattggaggATAAAAAAAACCATTATGCCAATAATATTACTTAACCATCACAGTTTTAAAGTTtgagattaataaaaaaatacatatatatttttaaaataataaaaatgcgaagattaataaaacataaaacattgtTTATCGTAAAAAAAGATTTATGCCTGGTAGCAAGATAAATTCgtatttgtaatatatttatttttggctaatcataggataaaatgctattaaatttaagtttttcttATCAGGAATGAAGTTGGTTTGCTGAATTTAAACTCTTACAAGAAAAATGTTCTTAATTGGAACAAAAAGTAAAGAGgagggcttgattgaaagattgaagatttaAAGTTAGCTGGATAAAAATTAAAGGGTTGAAGATTTAAAAAAAGGggctggataaagattgaaggattttttatattgttaaaattttgtaattagtttgaatttaatttctagtttaaatttaatttttaagtttttgatttATTTAGTCATAATATTTAGAAATACCTAGTGGCTACAGCCAACTAAACACACACATTGGCTTTTGgcatttaataaattcttttttttttccttcttgtgTCATACTCTATTCTGCCACGTGGTTGGAAATTCGACAAGGGTCGATTTGCAAGTGATACTGGGATCGATTACGAGAGGAAAAATTGACGGTTTGAGGGATTCTCGATTGCTATAACCAGTTATCGCTTGGAAGGAAAAATCTATTTTAAGGATTGATTCAAGATTGGAGTACACCAAGACTAATGCtaagcttaaaaatattttaattaccaatttaatttatttgcttaaatttatttttgaaattttgattttgtttttattacacttcgtatttccttattttattatctttttcaatttaaatccTCCATTTTATTTTTTCAGCATTGCTACGTACAGGTCGTGGGCACGACTGTGATTTGCAACAACGAATCTGGTCACAAGAAAAGATGAAATTAGATTTACTGTTATATTTGTCGtaagaatttatatttggtggtttcgacgcccatcaatggccaatgtatatatttaatttgatccatatatatatatatatcaattatcggccattttaccaaaaaaagcctttttttttaatttaccgaaatgggccacttttttaattatttatcggaatgggcAATTTTTCGCGAAATCGCTGCCACgtaagcgcgatgtcagggtacgtgatagatcatcgcgtccacgtcagcgcgacctgctgacgtggacgcgatgatCTGCCACGTAGCGCGTTTCCGGGGACGCGATTTTGACGTTAATTTTACGTTTGGGTTTTCTGGGTTTTAAAGTTTAGGGTGCaggctttttagggtttaggggtcctaggaaaaattatttcgagttgacgtttctggtcaaatagtataaaatcgcttctaccaggatgctatcagagaagaaattgtgaaatcgtgccctcgtagacgcgatttcgctacagttggtcatgtaagaaataattttttttgacgttttctgagcaaatagtataaaatcgttGATACCAGGATGTTatatgagaagaaattgtgaaatcgcgccctcgtggacgcgatttcgctacagttggtcatgtaggaaataattattttttgacgtttctgagcaaatagtgtcaaatcgcgccctcgtggacgcgattttgctacagtagcaagtttgggctgaggctataaattaggtagaaaatgttcttagaatgcataagtcaTAGAGTAAAcattttagagaggctaagaaagttagagtttcaaaatgagtgaacgtattaatgctgttatttactacgatggtgaggtttgccacaccgaaaatgatgttgtttttttgtcggagaatatggtgcgactgtcatttagccaaaacatagatttgacagaacttcgtaaaagaattaggcgtaaaatcttcggaacgacgccaatgaaagttctgtcaatcacgtattgattttgttcttctgttcatccggtgacatatgactcattcgacataaaaggtgctcgtagcttggaggcaatggtgcagactcatattgctagcggagcaacttatattgagttatatgtacaatttacgtcgccaactgatgtacttctgtccagtgttcgagatgtatacacgacccctggccgacactcggttagcgggttacaaaatacggaacaacCCATGTTCAGTAGTGGTGTCGAATACACATCCCCaccaagacactctgtcggtggatgggacatgtacgtcggtggctcgacgttTGACGCTGGAAATACGAGCTGGGGAACtacatcaagttctagtggatggcaatctacatccaattggggacgttatcaaatgcccagatgaagggatgacgtactacttacgacatcaaccggtgaggggacgtcgtacgctgcagatgattgtgggttagaagatgagtccaatgtggatccacctcgagagcataattaaaaactatatataatacatatatatatacagttaTACCTTTTGACTGCAAGAGCAAAATCATCCAAGGAAAGCTTAATTCCAATTGACAACATAATCCCACCAAGAGCAGGAGCATATAATTCCTTAGATACCCTGCACaatagttttatttattaattccaGAATCTTTGTCCATTGTCTAATAAACTATTGAGCATTTCTGGTTCCAAAGCAAAAGCCAAGAATAATGAGAACTTGacagaaatataataataaaaacctgtcaaaagaacaaatatttaaaacGCAAAAAGTGGGGCAAAAATAGTAATGAGTAaccaagatatatatatatataaataaaatatcttGAAGACTTGAATTAGGCAATTATTCTCGTATGggactttgaaatttttttggggTTCTTTATAATTATTGAACTTGATAATTGTTTCATATTTAACTTGGATTAGGAGTGATATCGATTTAATTCAATCGggcttttaaattttgtaattagtctgaatttaatttctagtttaaatttgatttttaaattttcgatttatttagtgataatattcagaaaaaatctagctaaattttaACACTAGAaattaaactttttcaaaaaaaacaattaagccctttttttacaattaattgggtacttaaactatcaaaatgtataaaaaaaaactttcaaacttagaaaaaatacaattaagcccctgcttttttttttactcaattgggGTACTTGAACTgccaaaatgcataaaaaaagacTAGGGGCGGGTCTAGGGGCTGGCAGGGGTCCCAACccccctaaaataattttttttccgtttaggccctttataatttataaaattttaaattagtaatgataacaTTTCACTTTGCCCCCCccccaaataataaaattttaatttaatcctctaaaaattataaagatataggttattaaaatgatgaaattgcattttttatcataaaaatatataatttaatttcgcccCCCAAAAAAATTTTGACTTTGCCCCTGCCCCCTAAGTCGTATTTCTGGATCCGCCATTGAAAAATGCCCTTTGGCTGTTAAAGTTAGTCGCCctaattttttcagttaaagtcacCACATGTCACAATAACGACGTGAGAAGTggtaaaaaaaaggataaaattaaaaataaataaaagttgtaaaaatgattaaattttaataaaaatatataaaatatttaaaacttgttaaaaattagaaaaatataaaaatcgtaaaaaatttgtaaaattttataaaaatcataaaatattataaaatatatagaaatatagaaaaaatttagaaaattatataaagttgtaagaaaattataaaaatgtaaagaaatataaaattcgtaaaaaaattacaaaaattattgtacctaaagaagcattttataatttttctataattttaatgGTCAAAGGGTCTTTTTTAGTGGTGGATCCAAAAATATGACTTAGGGGGTAGGGGCAAAGTCAAAATTTTTTTGGGGGGTcggaattaaaatataaatttttatgacagtaaaaatgtaattttatcattttaatagcttatatttttataatttttagaggattaaatcaaatttttatcattttggggggtcaaagaacaattttaccattactaatttaaaattttataaattataaagagcttaaatggaaaatttccattttagtGGGGGTCGAGGCTCCTACCAGCCCCTAATTAGATCTGTCCCtggcctttttgatgcattttagcAGTTCAAGTAtctaattgagtgaaaaaaaaagcaagggcttaattgcttttttttttgaaaaagtttgagggtattttttatgaattttggcagtttaagtactcaattgagtgaaaaaaaacaaagcaaggacttaattgcttttttgaaaaagtttgagatattttatgcattttaaaagttcaaatacccaattgagtgtaaaaaaaagagacttaattactttttttgaaaaaatttaaagatttttttacaactttaagtctatattaaatttataaatgaacaaattgtaatatatatatatatatattattaattgaaacaaattataaaacccaatatttttgttttggattaagattataaaacatattatattctttttaaatGTTGGTGCTGGTCATCTATTGGCCAAAACTCAATTTTTGTTCAAATACTAATATAATGTATATTAGTATGATACGCTGTCGATAGCCTGATGTCAGCCATTGAaatctcaaaataaataaataaaatcaatactTCAAAGTCATAGGCAATCATTGGATCAAATATCAAGAGGATGTCGGCTATTGGATTCCCATAACCCAAATTAACTATTCATTTAAGGTCATTTGgatgaatgtttttgaattatgattatttttataaatattaaattttttttatatgatgGGTAAAATAGCCGAGAAAATTAAATGGAAATACTGTTAGGGATTCCACTTTCATTAATATCCGTCCTCTCAGGATGATGTTTCCCTTTCTCCTTAGACGTTGGAGGCATGGATTTTGACGTATCAGGGTACAAGAGCTTGTACGGAATCTTTGCATATCCCCACCTGTTCATTAAAAGATATTCTTTATTCCTCTCCTTTATATTTTGCTCTATTGCTTCAAGGTTTTCCCTGAATTCTTTAAACTTTTTCTGAATTATATCGTCATCCTCAATCAATGGCCACTCTTTTTGGGGGGATGTTTGACCCAAATAAACCTCATCTGATGTATGTCGTGACAGAAGATCCATTACCGCAATTGCCAACTTCATTTGGAACTTATCAGGCAACATCTCCTCCACGAACTTCATGATATCCATTCTTTCCACTTCATCCTCTTTTGGGAGGAATTTTCTCAATAACATGGAACGATTTGGTGGCCAACCCCCGTATCCATACTGTCCGAAGTTCACTGCTGCATGCAATCCTGAAGTGATCCATATGAGAGTTGTCAGAGCTTTTACGAGGCTTTCGAATGTATTAATGTCGTACCATCCCTCCTTTCGATCTACATGTCCTCTCGTTTTGATTTCATTCCACCATTCTTGGATTTCCTCATCTTCCTTCACATCATTGTCGTTATGGTAGAAAACATTGCAGTATTCTGTCACCCAGGTTTCAATGGCGGTCCATATCTCAATTCCATCTTTTGCATAGGGATAGTCTTCTAAAACCAGCTCCACCTCAGCGTCAACCTCAAACATCTCCTGTTCTGCACCTTTCGCCGCCTTGTTGCTTGATTTGTCACTCTCGACATGCTCCATTGGCCCCGACACAACCTCATCTCTGACTCTGGGTTTCGCCATACCTCTGAAAATGTTATGGTCCTCATCGTTAGTTGTACAGCTTGGAACATTTAAAGGAAGTGAATCCATTCAATTCTAATGGATTCAAGAATTACCAACCTTTCGAGAAGGTCTTCAGGAAGAGCCTGCTTATCAAATCTCCATTCTTTATACAAGTGAGAAGACAATTCCATGGAGTATTCACCAGTAAAAAGAAGAGTCTCCACAATCCCTCCAGCATTAAGGAAGATGGCTCGAGCCAATGCATTTATATGCAATGTGTCTTTGAAATGAGGATCCAATAGCCTATGGATTGGATGCATTACGCTCAACCGTCTTCTCGTCGCAATTATGAATGGCTCAACTACTGCATGTGTATGCAACCTTGATTTGGATGCATTGGCACATCAAaacaaacatataaatttaacagATACGAAATTAATTGGGTTAATTTAATGATTACTACTTACCAATGGCTAACTAACTGGTGGTAAGCTGTATCGTTGGATGCAACGTGAAATTTTGCCAACTCCCATAACACTCCGGAACAATTTTCTTCAACAAGGAACATGCTGCGGCCATCGTCAGAGTCTTCAGGCAAGCTTAGTTCTATTGCTACTGGTACAATCCCTTCAGACGATGGGTCATCTGCTATTAGTATCGTTCGAGTTGCGTAAGCGTGAACACCTTTCCCGTTTATCATTTTCAGAAATTGCTCAAGGTAATGGTGATCCAAGATGAATGCCCTACTGGCTTTCATTTTCTGCCATATAGTGTAATGTATGCATTCATAAAGTTGTTAAtttgaaaggaaaagaaatacaTATCTCTGTAAAATGATCTTGAACAAACTACTTTTCTTTTTTATACCTCTTTCAGAAGATTTTCAAGATCTTCGAGTTTAATACCTGGGTACCTTTCCTGAAAATTTTCCATTAGAAGTGAGAAATCCTCCTCCTGCAACGTTTATAATGTTAGAGATTCCAATCTATTAATTCTTAAGgctcaaaaattatatattataaacctAGGAATGAGATACCTTCAAGCGCCGGATTCGAACAGGATTTGTTCCTGCAAGCATTTGGCGACCAAACTCCTCCTCCTCAAAAGCAGCGAATTTTTCCTCTTACAACAACATAAATCGTTTCAATCAACGTATTTTTGATCATATATCGTGCTCGTGATAAATAGAAAAATATCTATAGCAGTTATAAGTTCATGTTTCCCACCTGCTATAATTGAAGGCAATTGAGCACTGACATGTTGTCTTTTGAGAGCAAGAGTGGCAACAACTTGGTCAAGAATTTCCTTGGGTACCAATTTTTCCAGCCGCTGCCTGTCCGAATCGTCCAGTTCTTCCACTTCTTTGTCTGCATAAAAGCCTATAATGTCATCAAAAATGTCTTGTTCCTCACTTGGATCTGACCTGCTGGGACCTCCATGAGAAGATGGTAATTTTAGCTTTCTACAGAAATCTATTATGGATCGAATGAATCTAACGTCTTTCTTCGATATCGCTGCCTTGGGTACAAAGAAATGTGCAACTTTGGTGACGAAGTCGGGACATTCTCGATCCCACAAGTGTGGGGGCGTTGATTCTTGCGCAAGAAATCGAATAAGAGCCTCGACGAAGTTGTTTTTCAGTTCTTGTAGCTTTTCATCGCTCATTCGCTCATCGGGTGGAACATAAAACTGGAAGCACCTTGCTGGTCCAGACTCCCTTGAATGGTCTACTTCACATACAACCAAATATATCAAATGAAAGCAattcaatgaaaaataaataattagacaaatttaaatttatatattcaatGGTCTATTTATATTTACCGTGTTGGCAATTAAGGTGGCCCGTTTTCAATCGACGTGGATATGGAAATTTAGTGGAATCACCCAACACAGGTCTATCATATGATCGACCCTTTTCAGGATCTCCAAGATCGTTATAGACATCATAATCATAAATTCGATCCCATGGGTTCCATTCACCCTTCAGTCTTGGGGCTTGTAGTTTCAGAAGttctttttttctcaattctGCTAAACCTTTTGGTGTTTCTTTCGGAAGATATAACTGTAAAAAATACAACACTTTCAATCAtaatcaaatatcatgcattgaACTACATATGATTTAATAACTAAGTTATCTCAATTATACATATGTAAGCATACTTGATCTGAGAAGAAAATCCGTTTAAATCCGGTCTTGGTAATGGGGTAAACCCAAGAATCGCAATAGAAATGAAACTTTCGTTTCTCGAGATCTGGATGCTTAATGTAATGTAATGTGACGGATTTTAGGAAAAACTCATGCTTCTTATCTCTATTTTCAACAACAAAAGCCCCTGGAATCCCGAAATCTCGCGTCACCTCGAACTTCAATTCGAATTTGATCACTTTCGTTGGCACCTTCATGCTTAAGACTTCATGTTTTTTCTTTTCTAGCTCTTTCCCCTTCATTACATATGCATTCTCACTTTCAACCCCTTTTCTCGTGGCt is a window of Gossypium hirsutum isolate 1008001.06 chromosome D08, Gossypium_hirsutum_v2.1, whole genome shotgun sequence DNA encoding:
- the LOC107916415 gene encoding probable sodium/metabolite cotransporter BASS3, chloroplastic isoform X2, coding for MDKGCWYSPVRRRRTYEELGRKGSRLEIRQMVGQGKVICLRHCRRCFLSSSLLLLLLLLFNPPLSLGYLRNYMLLLLVGLCCQLELSFPWMILLLQSKGLGVLIAKAFGMSPMFYAGFILTSCVARAQLSSYASFLSKGDVAVSILLTSFTTIASVLLTPLLTGLLIGSVVPVDAVMMSKSILQVVLVPVALGLVLNTYAKPIVTILRPVMPFVAMICTSLCIGSPLALNQSQILSKDGLQLVLPVLAFHAVAFAMGYWILKIPAFRQREEVC
- the LOC107916407 gene encoding linoleate 9S-lipoxygenase 5, with the protein product MGCCGLLQAHGHRHDPQKYIIRGEIEIDRSPWFSLCASGSSVVFRLYSQDEMDPTTRKGVESENAYVMKGKELEKKKHEVLSMKVPTKVIKFELKFEVTRDFGIPGAFVVENRDKKHEFFLKSVTLHYIKHPDLEKRKFHFYCDSWVYPITKTGFKRIFFSDQLYLPKETPKGLAELRKKELLKLQAPRLKGEWNPWDRIYDYDVYNDLGDPEKGRSYDRPVLGDSTKFPYPRRLKTGHLNCQHDHSRESGPARCFQFYVPPDERMSDEKLQELKNNFVEALIRFLAQESTPPHLWDRECPDFVTKVAHFFVPKAAISKKDVRFIRSIIDFCRKLKLPSSHGGPSRSDPSEEQDIFDDIIGFYADKEVEELDDSDRQRLEKLVPKEILDQVVATLALKRQHVSAQLPSIIAEEKFAAFEEEEFGRQMLAGTNPVRIRRLKEEDFSLLMENFQERYPGIKLEDLENLLKEKMKASRAFILDHHYLEQFLKMINGKGVHAYATRTILIADDPSSEGIVPVAIELSLPEDSDDGRSMFLVEENCSGVLWELAKFHVASNDTAYHQLVSHWLHTHAVVEPFIIATRRRLSVMHPIHRLLDPHFKDTLHINALARAIFLNAGGIVETLLFTGEYSMELSSHLYKEWRFDKQALPEDLLERGMAKPRVRDEVVSGPMEHVESDKSSNKAAKGAEQEMFEVDAEVELVLEDYPYAKDGIEIWTAIETWVTEYCNVFYHNDNDVKEDEEIQEWWNEIKTRGHVDRKEGWYDINTFESLVKALTTLIWITSGLHAAVNFGQYGYGGWPPNRSMLLRKFLPKEDEVERMDIMKFVEEMLPDKFQMKLAIAVMDLLSRHTSDEVYLGQTSPQKEWPLIEDDDIIQKKFKEFRENLEAIEQNIKERNKEYLLMNRWGYAKIPYKLLYPDTSKSMPPTSKEKGKHHPERTDINESGIPNSISI
- the LOC107916415 gene encoding probable sodium/metabolite cotransporter BASS3, chloroplastic isoform X1; amino-acid sequence: MTSITPFLSLAVSTRKQLSICSKQVTPCCYSRIGSIPCGRKGGVDVGRKGNGQRLLVFACSTTPYVRGIGSQRVSIGNKTDGGARKGDLSQALSAMLPFVVAATAVASLVQPSTFTWVSKELYAPALGGIMLSIGIKLSLDDFALAVKRPLPLSVGLIVQYMLKPGLGVLIAKAFGMSPMFYAGFILTSCVARAQLSSYASFLSKGDVAVSILLTSFTTIASVLLTPLLTGLLIGSVVPVDAVMMSKSILQVVLVPVALGLVLNTYAKPIVTILRPVMPFVAMICTSLCIGSPLALNQSQILSKDGLQLVLPVLAFHAVAFAMGYWILKIPAFRQREEVC